In a genomic window of uncultured Sphaerochaeta sp.:
- a CDS encoding sugar ABC transporter substrate-binding protein — MKSKFLVIACILFLISAGLCFANGQKATASDQVNLKYIYWGSPAEDAAVKQALSEFEAANPTIKVEPMYLPGDLDGSTYNAKMKALAVSNTLPDVGYFRPEEFGNYAENGYFLNLDDLIARDGMDESYLPQTWLKIQGNTYGAYSAAECQVMWYNKKVLEDAGVPIPPTDYRNAWSWEEFVTNLKKITVDSKGNHPGDPGFNAKDITRFGVSYDLWSAMYYPSVWSNGGDIISSDGKTVYVDKPEAIEAFQNLSDLMNVHHVMPLVTGGTSVSPMTMLANGQLGFYVTGQWTLLELGTMKSFDYGVAALPIMKKPAQLYVSGVNVVFNSTKHPEEAWALQKWMMDPSKTLDLYTSGLWMPTKMSYYTDAEDLAKWLDNDVHPEGFKEAVVDSMAVAVNEPIMIKNINQIWGDYLNSAVESIWIGEKTAKEALTEAAGKIRKSGLLQGTY; from the coding sequence ATGAAAAGCAAGTTTTTGGTCATTGCCTGTATTCTCTTTCTCATAAGTGCAGGCCTTTGTTTTGCGAATGGGCAGAAAGCAACTGCTTCTGATCAAGTCAATCTGAAGTATATCTACTGGGGAAGTCCAGCTGAAGATGCGGCGGTTAAGCAAGCTTTGTCCGAATTCGAAGCAGCCAATCCTACCATCAAGGTAGAACCCATGTATCTTCCCGGAGATCTCGATGGTTCAACGTATAATGCAAAGATGAAGGCATTGGCGGTCTCCAACACGTTGCCTGATGTAGGCTATTTCAGACCGGAAGAATTCGGAAATTATGCCGAGAATGGCTATTTCCTCAACCTGGATGATTTGATTGCCCGTGATGGCATGGATGAGTCCTACTTGCCTCAGACTTGGCTGAAGATCCAGGGGAATACGTACGGGGCATATTCGGCAGCAGAGTGCCAGGTCATGTGGTACAACAAGAAAGTCCTTGAGGATGCAGGGGTCCCGATTCCTCCAACCGACTACCGGAACGCATGGTCGTGGGAAGAGTTTGTGACCAATCTGAAGAAAATTACCGTCGACAGCAAGGGAAACCATCCTGGTGATCCGGGTTTCAATGCCAAGGACATCACACGATTCGGTGTGAGTTATGACTTGTGGTCTGCAATGTATTACCCGAGTGTGTGGAGCAATGGTGGGGATATCATCAGCTCTGATGGGAAAACGGTGTATGTCGACAAGCCGGAAGCCATCGAAGCATTCCAGAACTTGTCTGATCTGATGAATGTGCATCATGTGATGCCTCTTGTTACCGGTGGCACAAGTGTTTCCCCGATGACCATGTTGGCCAATGGCCAGTTGGGATTCTATGTGACTGGGCAGTGGACTTTGCTGGAACTCGGAACAATGAAGAGTTTTGACTATGGGGTGGCAGCCCTTCCCATCATGAAGAAGCCGGCACAGCTCTATGTAAGTGGTGTCAATGTTGTCTTCAATTCCACAAAACATCCCGAAGAAGCCTGGGCTTTGCAGAAATGGATGATGGATCCTTCCAAGACACTCGACCTCTATACTTCAGGGCTTTGGATGCCTACGAAAATGTCCTATTATACTGATGCCGAGGATTTGGCAAAGTGGCTGGACAATGATGTACATCCAGAAGGGTTCAAGGAAGCTGTGGTAGACTCCATGGCAGTCGCAGTCAACGAACCGATCATGATCAAGAACATCAATCAGATTTGGGGTGATTACCTGAATTCTGCAGTTGAGAGCATCTGGATCGGTGAAAAGACTGCAAAAGAAGCATTGACTGAAGCCGCTGGGAAAATCAGGAAATCCGGCTTGCTCCAAGGTACCTATTGA
- a CDS encoding AraC family transcriptional regulator yields the protein MDTINTNVVRELFHALLYEQENKCFTEQKYQATVKLLLISLNETVMDIINNSKKNENNKSIVNKVIQLVYENLSDPGFSVKRLADTLCYNPDYLNRHFKSLMKRSLIEYIIDKRIEHSLVALIDSDKTISAIAEDSGFSSYRDFVHQFKRRKDMTPSNYRNYHRMLHITNS from the coding sequence ATGGACACGATCAACACCAATGTAGTGAGAGAATTGTTCCACGCACTTCTCTATGAACAGGAAAACAAGTGTTTCACTGAGCAGAAGTATCAAGCAACCGTAAAGCTGTTGCTGATTTCCCTCAATGAGACGGTGATGGATATCATCAACAATTCAAAAAAGAACGAGAACAACAAGAGCATCGTGAACAAAGTCATCCAGTTGGTGTATGAGAATCTTTCAGATCCTGGATTTTCGGTTAAACGGTTGGCAGACACCCTGTGCTATAATCCAGACTACCTGAACCGGCATTTCAAATCACTGATGAAACGATCGCTGATAGAATACATCATAGACAAAAGGATTGAGCATTCGCTTGTTGCCCTGATTGATAGTGACAAGACAATTTCAGCAATTGCAGAGGATTCCGGTTTCTCATCCTATAGGGATTTTGTCCACCAATTCAAGCGCAGAAAGGATATGACCCCCTCCAACTACCGGAACTACCATAGGATGCTTCATATCACCAACAGCTGA
- a CDS encoding carbohydrate ABC transporter permease — protein MRTYRTRSSLLFSTVVYLVMIFTLAACLIPFIYMLALSISSPRSIINNEVFLIPKEVTLEAYKQIFSYPNFFRAYGNTFFYTIVGTAISLVMMILFAYPLSKKSLKGTHLIMRLVIFSMFFSGGLIPNYLLVSSLRLTNTRLAMLLPFAINQFNLILLINFFKSIPMDLEEAAIIDGLDYFGILRKIILPLSTAALATVGLYTAVFFWNDWFNGLIYLKSSQFPVMLFLRNIVTGTSMVGDAAGAGDKSTIAISIKSAVIITSTLPIILLYPFLQRYFVKGIMIGAVKG, from the coding sequence ATGCGTACCTACCGAACCCGCTCTTCGCTGCTCTTTTCCACTGTTGTCTATCTGGTGATGATCTTCACCCTTGCAGCGTGTCTGATTCCGTTCATCTACATGCTTGCGCTCTCCATCTCCAGTCCCCGCTCGATCATCAACAATGAGGTGTTTCTCATCCCCAAGGAGGTGACGCTGGAGGCGTACAAGCAGATTTTCTCCTATCCAAACTTCTTCCGTGCCTACGGAAACACGTTCTTCTATACGATAGTGGGAACAGCCATCAGCCTGGTGATGATGATTCTGTTTGCCTATCCGCTGAGCAAGAAGAGCCTGAAAGGGACGCATCTGATCATGCGTCTGGTGATCTTCTCCATGTTCTTCAGCGGTGGATTGATCCCCAACTACCTCTTGGTATCCTCTTTGCGGTTGACCAACACCCGTCTTGCCATGTTGCTTCCCTTTGCGATCAATCAGTTCAACCTGATCCTGCTGATCAACTTCTTCAAGTCCATTCCGATGGATTTGGAGGAGGCTGCGATCATCGATGGGCTGGACTATTTTGGAATCTTGCGCAAGATCATACTCCCGCTCTCCACCGCAGCCCTGGCAACGGTTGGCCTGTATACGGCTGTTTTCTTCTGGAACGACTGGTTCAATGGCCTGATTTATCTCAAGAGCAGCCAGTTCCCGGTGATGCTTTTCCTGCGCAATATCGTGACGGGAACCAGCATGGTGGGAGATGCAGCAGGGGCAGGGGACAAGAGCACCATAGCCATCTCGATCAAGAGTGCGGTGATCATCACCAGCACGCTCCCCATCATCCTCCTCTATCCCTTCCTGCAGCGCTATTTCGTCAAGGGCATCATGATTGGGGCTGTGAAGGGTTGA
- a CDS encoding ABC transporter permease subunit, whose amino-acid sequence MKSEKGLDRPMLKRRGAYLGRYWQLYLMMVLPVLYFIVFKYAPMFGNVLAFRRYRPGMGPFGTEWVGLQYFSRFWSDPAFWRAFRNTLVLSLLNLVVNFPIPIIFAILLNEVHLLPFKKVVQTVSYMPRFISTVVVIAILGELLSPSSGIVNILRQRLFSQEAIYFMNEARFFRIIYILVDTWQYTGWTAIIYLAAITAIPADLYEAATIDGASRTQQIFYVTIPSIMPTIMVMLILNVGRLLSLGFEKVLLLYTPDNSMVSDIIDTLVYRTGLANQNYSYATAIGLFSGIIGVILVSSSNALSRKLTGEGVY is encoded by the coding sequence ATGAAGAGTGAGAAAGGTCTGGATAGGCCGATGCTGAAACGAAGGGGAGCCTATCTTGGCCGTTACTGGCAGCTGTATCTTATGATGGTGTTGCCGGTGCTCTACTTCATTGTGTTCAAGTATGCCCCGATGTTCGGCAATGTGCTTGCTTTCAGGCGCTATCGGCCGGGCATGGGGCCGTTTGGAACCGAGTGGGTGGGGTTGCAGTACTTCTCCCGGTTCTGGTCCGATCCTGCCTTCTGGCGGGCCTTCCGCAACACCTTGGTGCTGAGCTTGCTCAACCTGGTGGTGAACTTTCCCATCCCCATCATCTTTGCTATTCTCCTCAACGAAGTGCATCTGCTTCCGTTCAAGAAGGTGGTGCAAACCGTGTCGTATATGCCTCGATTCATCTCCACGGTGGTGGTCATCGCCATTCTGGGCGAGTTGCTTTCTCCCTCTTCCGGAATCGTCAACATACTCAGACAACGGCTGTTCAGTCAGGAAGCCATCTACTTCATGAACGAAGCGAGGTTCTTCCGCATCATCTACATCCTGGTGGATACCTGGCAGTATACCGGCTGGACTGCCATCATCTATCTGGCTGCCATCACCGCCATTCCTGCCGACCTCTATGAGGCGGCTACCATAGACGGGGCCTCGCGCACCCAGCAGATTTTCTATGTGACCATCCCCTCGATCATGCCGACCATCATGGTGATGCTCATCCTCAATGTGGGGCGGTTGCTCTCCTTGGGCTTTGAGAAGGTACTCCTGCTCTACACACCGGACAACAGCATGGTCAGTGACATCATCGATACGCTGGTGTATCGCACCGGTTTGGCAAACCAGAACTACAGCTATGCAACTGCCATCGGCTTGTTCAGCGGTATCATCGGGGTGATTCTGGTTTCCTCCTCAAACGCCTTGAGCCGCAAGCTGACCGGCGAGGGGGTGTACTGA